A genomic stretch from Clavelina lepadiformis chromosome 5, kaClaLepa1.1, whole genome shotgun sequence includes:
- the LOC143461078 gene encoding uncharacterized protein LOC143461078 isoform X1 codes for MALCTRIFRKVIRAQLWNSPPSESRRRQFLFSAEQPRPFTFLSAVTQPDSNITAKLNKETKSPLNLGMLFYIFQSLCGRQNLLLISVRRRVPTIFGLVFIQYATRLPSLHGGSPMLDEASWLVGSANASLFLKQGR; via the exons ATGGCTTTATGTACGAGAATATTTCGAAAGGTGATAAGAGCACAATTGTGGAATTCACCGCCATCTGAATCGCGACGACGCCAGTTTCTGTTTTCTGCAGAACAACCCAGACCATTCACCTTCTTAAGTGCGGTCACTCAACCGGATTCAAATATTACAGCTAAACTTAACAAAG AAACCAAATCTCCTCTAAATCTTGGCATGCTGTT CtacatttttcaaagtttgtgtGGTCGCCAAAACCTTCTACTGATATCCGTTAGACGGCGCGTACCAACCATTTTCGGCTTGGTTTTTATTCAAT ATGCTACCCGTTTACCATCCCTTCACGGAGGTTCACCGATGTTGGATGAAGCATCCTGGTTGGTGGGATCAGCGAATGCGTCACTGTTTCTGAAGCAAGGCAGATAG
- the LOC143461076 gene encoding uncharacterized protein LOC143461076 isoform X2 translates to MGRLGEQLLDFSSSSDRSNGCVNGETKCQGKDGEYFCQVGSCCCEDGCCTGEGCCTYYYQLWWFWLIWGVIILMSCFCAYHHRRKRRAHRSSRGRRRNRESGPYAGVCNYPGPPLDNSVLGYCKLPVYDDVIRIPPTASPPPPYSSRRPINTVACLEPNQNGETVMRIIPCNLTSSMLSLHSLSYYMPSLVAQSSVADLPARNNRMSELILPHGVTDEDTASTAESIFKEADELPPKEEPIAAIEADVSIEMEDIPIVTTPECHEGCSYEPAHTDTVEIDHARESDYSSVDDSSDDEWAFGIDSNNNNHVKSIKRPVFGRLCDGSGDGNAQLQENNDKIPKDSGIILHLEPRDSD, encoded by the exons ATGGGACGACTGGGGGAACAACTGCTAGATTTTTCTTCCAGTAGCGATAGATCAAATGGCTGTGTG AACGGTGAAACCAAATGCCAAGGAAAAGATGGAGAGTACTTTTGTCAAGTCGGCTCCTGTTGTTGTGAAGATGGCTGCTGTACCGGCGAAGGCTGCTGCACTTACTACTATCAACTCTGGT GGTTCTGGCTCATCTGGGGAGTGATCATATTGATGAGTTGCTTCTGTGCTTACCATCATCGACGGAAGCGAAGAGCTCACCGCTCAAGCAGAGGTCGACGCCGCAACAGAGAAAGTGGCCCTTATGCTGGAGTCTGCAACTACCCTGGCCCTCCTCTAGACAACA GTGTTCTGGGATACTGTAAACTTCCAGTCTATGATGATGTGATCCGAATCCCACCAACTGCATCCCCGCCTCCCCCCTACTCATCGAGACGACCCATCAACACCGTCGCATGCTTGGAACCCAACCAGAATGG TGAGACTGTCATGAGGATCATTCCATGCAACTTGACCTCATCCATGCTGTCTTTGCATTCGCTTTCCTACTACATGCCCTCGCTCGTTGCACAGAGTTCAGTTGCAGACTTACCG GCGCGGAATAATCGAATGAGCGAGTTGATTTTGCCACATGGTGTCACTGACGAGGACACAGCGAGCACGGCAGAGAGCATATTCAAAGAAGCCGACGAGTTGCCTCCAAAAGAGGAACCGATAGCTGCGATTGAAGCTGATGTTTCCATAGAAATGGAAGACATTCCCATAGTAACAACGCCAGAGTGCCACGAAGGTTGCTCCTACGAACCTGCCCATACCGACACAGTTGAAATTGATCACGCGCGAGAAAGCGATTACTCAAGCGTGGACGACAGTTCTGATGACGAGTGGGCATTTGGAATCGACAGTAACAACAATAACCATGTCAAGTCGATCAAAAGACCTGTATTTGGCCGCCTATGTGATGGCAGCGGTGATGGCAATGCCCAGCTACAGGAGAACAATGATAAAATTCCGAAAGATTCAGGTATCATACTGCACCTTGAACCAAGGGATTCCGATTGA
- the LOC143461078 gene encoding uncharacterized protein LOC143461078 isoform X2 — MALCTRIFRKVIRAQLWNSPPSESRRRQFLFSAEQPRPFTFLSAVTQPDSNITAKLNKDATRLPSLHGGSPMLDEASWLVGSANASLFLKQGR, encoded by the exons ATGGCTTTATGTACGAGAATATTTCGAAAGGTGATAAGAGCACAATTGTGGAATTCACCGCCATCTGAATCGCGACGACGCCAGTTTCTGTTTTCTGCAGAACAACCCAGACCATTCACCTTCTTAAGTGCGGTCACTCAACCGGATTCAAATATTACAGCTAAACTTAACAAAG ATGCTACCCGTTTACCATCCCTTCACGGAGGTTCACCGATGTTGGATGAAGCATCCTGGTTGGTGGGATCAGCGAATGCGTCACTGTTTCTGAAGCAAGGCAGATAG
- the LOC143461076 gene encoding uncharacterized protein LOC143461076 isoform X1, whose product MQSSYAVVANLLPIITGFLATLVQGRVTYSNDKQENGETKCQGKDGEYFCQVGSCCCEDGCCTGEGCCTYYYQLWWFWLIWGVIILMSCFCAYHHRRKRRAHRSSRGRRRNRESGPYAGVCNYPGPPLDNSVLGYCKLPVYDDVIRIPPTASPPPPYSSRRPINTVACLEPNQNGETVMRIIPCNLTSSMLSLHSLSYYMPSLVAQSSVADLPARNNRMSELILPHGVTDEDTASTAESIFKEADELPPKEEPIAAIEADVSIEMEDIPIVTTPECHEGCSYEPAHTDTVEIDHARESDYSSVDDSSDDEWAFGIDSNNNNHVKSIKRPVFGRLCDGSGDGNAQLQENNDKIPKDSGIILHLEPRDSD is encoded by the exons ATGCAATCTTCCTATGCTGTTGTTGCCAACCTGTTGCCAATCATTACTGGATTTCTTGCAACACTAGTTCAAGGCAGAGTTACTTATTCCAACGACAAGCAAGAg AACGGTGAAACCAAATGCCAAGGAAAAGATGGAGAGTACTTTTGTCAAGTCGGCTCCTGTTGTTGTGAAGATGGCTGCTGTACCGGCGAAGGCTGCTGCACTTACTACTATCAACTCTGGT GGTTCTGGCTCATCTGGGGAGTGATCATATTGATGAGTTGCTTCTGTGCTTACCATCATCGACGGAAGCGAAGAGCTCACCGCTCAAGCAGAGGTCGACGCCGCAACAGAGAAAGTGGCCCTTATGCTGGAGTCTGCAACTACCCTGGCCCTCCTCTAGACAACA GTGTTCTGGGATACTGTAAACTTCCAGTCTATGATGATGTGATCCGAATCCCACCAACTGCATCCCCGCCTCCCCCCTACTCATCGAGACGACCCATCAACACCGTCGCATGCTTGGAACCCAACCAGAATGG TGAGACTGTCATGAGGATCATTCCATGCAACTTGACCTCATCCATGCTGTCTTTGCATTCGCTTTCCTACTACATGCCCTCGCTCGTTGCACAGAGTTCAGTTGCAGACTTACCG GCGCGGAATAATCGAATGAGCGAGTTGATTTTGCCACATGGTGTCACTGACGAGGACACAGCGAGCACGGCAGAGAGCATATTCAAAGAAGCCGACGAGTTGCCTCCAAAAGAGGAACCGATAGCTGCGATTGAAGCTGATGTTTCCATAGAAATGGAAGACATTCCCATAGTAACAACGCCAGAGTGCCACGAAGGTTGCTCCTACGAACCTGCCCATACCGACACAGTTGAAATTGATCACGCGCGAGAAAGCGATTACTCAAGCGTGGACGACAGTTCTGATGACGAGTGGGCATTTGGAATCGACAGTAACAACAATAACCATGTCAAGTCGATCAAAAGACCTGTATTTGGCCGCCTATGTGATGGCAGCGGTGATGGCAATGCCCAGCTACAGGAGAACAATGATAAAATTCCGAAAGATTCAGGTATCATACTGCACCTTGAACCAAGGGATTCCGATTGA